The following proteins are encoded in a genomic region of Cricetulus griseus strain 17A/GY chromosome 7, alternate assembly CriGri-PICRH-1.0, whole genome shotgun sequence:
- the Dusp14 gene encoding dual specificity protein phosphatase 14, producing MSSRGHSTLPRTLMAPRMISEGDIGGIAQITSSLFLGRGSVASNRHLLQARGITCIVNATIEIPNFNWPQFEYVKVPLADIPHAPIRLYFDTVADKIHSVSKKHGATLVHCAAGVSRSATLCIAYLMKFHNVCLLEAYNWVKARRPVIRPNVGFWRQLIDYESQLFGKSTVKMVQTPYGVIPDVYEKESRHLMPYWGI from the coding sequence ATGAGCTCCAGAGGTCACAGCACGCTCCCACGGACTCTCATGGCTCCTCGGATGATTTCCGAGGGAGACATAGGAGGCATTGCTCAGAtcacctcctctctcttcttggGCAGAGGCAGTGTGGCTTCCAACCGGCACCTCCTCCAGGCCCGGGGCATCACCTGCATCGTGAATGCTACCATCGAGATCCCCAACTTCAACTGGCCCCAGTTTGAATATGTTAAAGTGCCTCTGGCTGACATTCCTCATGCCCCCATTAGATTGTACTTTGACACTGTGGCTGACAAGATCCACAGTGTGAGCAAGAAGCATGGGGCTACCTTGGTGCACTGTGCTGCAGGAGTGAGCCGCTCGGCCACTCTCTGTATTGCGTATCTGATGAAATTCCACAATGTGTGCCTGTTGGAGGCATACAACTGGGTGAAAGCCCGAAGGCCTGTCATCAGGCCCAACGTAGGCTTCTGGAGGCAGCTGATAGACTACGAGAGCCAGCTCTTTGGGAAGTCGACGGTTAAGATGGTACAGACACCCTATGGCGTCATTCCAGATGTTTATGAGAAGGAGTCCCGACACCTGATGCCTTACTGGGGGATTTAG